The following proteins are co-located in the Labrys monachus genome:
- the msrP gene encoding protein-methionine-sulfoxide reductase catalytic subunit MsrP produces MLIRNAPDLTEAHVTPREAYLDRRRFLIGSAGAALGAALLPAAAAAAPLAGIKSPYSTTDKPSSLSDITTYNNFYEFGTDKADPAAYAGKLTLSPWSVKVDGLVNKPGTFALEDFVKHYAIEERIYRHRCVEAWSMVIPWLGFPLSEVIKRADPQGSAKYVAFETLVRPSEMPGQSAFFPALTWPYVEGLRLDEAMHPLAILATGLYGETLPAQNGAPLRLVVPWKYGFKGIKSIVRISLVEKQPATSWNMENAQEYGFYSNVNPQVDHPRWSQATERRIGAGLFAGRQKTLMFNGYADQVAQLYSGMDLRANF; encoded by the coding sequence ATGCTCATCCGCAATGCCCCCGACCTCACAGAAGCGCATGTGACGCCAAGGGAAGCCTATCTCGACCGCCGGCGCTTCCTCATCGGCAGCGCCGGTGCGGCTCTCGGCGCGGCTCTGCTGCCGGCCGCCGCCGCGGCGGCGCCGCTCGCCGGCATCAAGAGCCCTTACTCGACGACGGACAAGCCCAGCAGCCTGTCGGACATCACCACCTACAACAATTTCTACGAGTTCGGCACCGACAAGGCCGATCCGGCGGCCTATGCCGGCAAGCTCACGCTGAGCCCGTGGTCCGTCAAGGTCGACGGCCTCGTCAACAAGCCCGGGACCTTCGCGCTGGAGGATTTCGTCAAGCACTACGCCATCGAGGAGCGCATCTACCGCCATCGCTGCGTCGAGGCGTGGTCCATGGTCATTCCCTGGCTCGGCTTTCCGCTCTCCGAGGTGATCAAGCGCGCCGATCCCCAGGGCAGCGCCAAATATGTGGCCTTCGAGACGCTGGTGCGCCCCTCCGAAATGCCGGGCCAGAGCGCCTTCTTCCCCGCGCTCACCTGGCCGTATGTCGAGGGGCTGCGCCTCGACGAGGCGATGCATCCGCTCGCCATCCTGGCGACCGGCCTCTATGGCGAGACGCTGCCGGCCCAGAACGGCGCGCCGCTCCGCCTCGTCGTGCCCTGGAAATACGGCTTCAAGGGCATCAAGTCGATCGTGCGCATCAGCCTCGTCGAGAAGCAGCCGGCGACCTCGTGGAACATGGAGAACGCGCAGGAATACGGCTTCTACTCCAACGTGAATCCGCAGGTCGATCATCCCCGCTGGAGCCAGGCGACCGAAAGGCGCATCGGGGCCGGCCTGTTCGCCGGGCGCCAGAAGACGCTGATGTTCAACGGCTATGCCGACCAGGTCGCCCAGCTCTATAGCGGCATGGATCTGAGGGCGAATTTCTGA
- the msrQ gene encoding protein-methionine-sulfoxide reductase heme-binding subunit MsrQ has product MSTASARTGSGPRFAVPNIPRILVYVAGLLPAAWLFYLAFTDQIGADPVAQLEWGLGLWALRLLIATLCITPLRQLFRINLLRYRRAVGLLSFYYVLMHLSVWVVLDRGLDLHAALTDILRRPYITIGMAAFVILVPLAITSNNWSIREMGGKAWAKLHKLVYAAVALGALHFIMIKKVWLVEPLVYATIVLMVLGFRLAWPYTGGRKKARKTA; this is encoded by the coding sequence ATGAGCACGGCATCGGCCAGGACCGGCAGCGGGCCGCGCTTCGCAGTGCCGAACATTCCCCGCATCCTCGTCTATGTCGCCGGCCTGCTGCCGGCCGCCTGGCTGTTCTATCTCGCCTTCACCGACCAGATCGGCGCCGATCCGGTCGCCCAGCTCGAATGGGGGCTCGGCCTGTGGGCGCTGCGCCTGCTGATCGCCACGTTGTGCATCACGCCGCTGCGCCAGCTCTTCAGGATCAACCTCTTGCGCTATCGCCGCGCCGTCGGCCTGCTGAGCTTCTATTATGTGCTGATGCACCTCTCTGTGTGGGTCGTGCTCGATCGCGGCCTCGATCTGCATGCCGCCCTCACCGATATCCTGCGCCGGCCCTACATCACCATCGGCATGGCCGCCTTCGTCATCCTGGTGCCGCTGGCGATCACCTCGAACAATTGGTCGATCCGCGAGATGGGCGGCAAGGCCTGGGCCAAGCTGCACAAGCTGGTCTATGCGGCCGTCGCGCTGGGCGCGCTGCATTTCATCATGATCAAGAAGGTCTGGCTGGTCGAGCCGCTGGTCTATGCCACCATCGTGCTGATGGTGCTCGGTTTCAGGCTCGCCTGGCCTTATACGGGCGGCCGCAAGAAGGCGCGCAAGACGGCCTGA
- a CDS encoding ABC transporter ATP-binding protein, translating into MTQSPGKAGRHAILSVLAFTVRHWRSQKNLVAAIVAGVSIATLSEIVIPIYAGSMIDAVARGPGAGAGAWRALGAMLALAAVAVGCRQAYFLAISRMTTAVMTQVAEDAFARLQRFSTDWHANNFAGSSVRRITRGMWALDLLHDTLLLALLPSIVVLLGSTVVLAAHWPLLGAIVLAGTAFFIAGTALLSLNYVAPAARLSNSWDTRMGGALADAISCNAVVKAFGAEAREDARLAGILAKWRARTTRTWIFGTNSGTAQNVFLLALRALVLGYVLLLWSRGEAGAGDVALVLTSYAIVHGYLRDIGMHIRNLQRSVNDMEELVAFHDQPIEVSDKEGAGDIAVPAGRIAFEHVTFHYGGHAEPLYRDFSVAIEAGERIGLVGRSGSGKTTFVKLIQRLYDLKAGRITVDGQDIAEVTQASLRANIAIVQQEPILFHRSLAENIAYGRPGATMAEIEQAARLANAHDFVVRLPKGYGTLVGERGVKLSGGERQRVALARAFLADAPILILDEATSSLDSESEHLIQEAMERLMTGRTTIVIAHRLSTVRAMDRILVFDKGRIIEEGNHASLIRHTDGLYRGLFERQALELAKGWAA; encoded by the coding sequence ATGACTCAGTCCCCCGGCAAGGCGGGCAGGCACGCGATCCTTTCCGTGCTGGCCTTCACCGTCCGGCACTGGCGCAGCCAGAAGAATCTCGTCGCCGCCATCGTCGCCGGCGTTTCCATCGCCACGCTGAGCGAGATCGTCATTCCCATCTATGCGGGCAGCATGATCGACGCCGTCGCCCGGGGGCCGGGCGCGGGGGCGGGGGCCTGGCGCGCCCTCGGCGCCATGCTGGCGCTCGCCGCCGTCGCCGTCGGCTGCCGCCAGGCCTATTTTCTCGCCATCTCCCGGATGACGACGGCGGTGATGACGCAGGTCGCGGAAGACGCCTTCGCGCGGCTGCAGCGCTTCTCCACCGACTGGCACGCCAATAATTTCGCCGGTTCGTCCGTGCGCCGCATCACCCGTGGCATGTGGGCGCTCGACCTCCTGCACGACACCCTGCTCCTCGCCCTCCTGCCTTCGATCGTGGTGCTTCTCGGCTCGACCGTGGTGCTGGCGGCGCATTGGCCGCTGCTCGGCGCCATCGTGCTGGCCGGTACGGCTTTCTTCATCGCCGGAACGGCACTGCTGTCGCTCAACTACGTCGCGCCCGCCGCGCGGCTTTCCAACAGCTGGGACACCCGCATGGGCGGCGCCCTGGCCGACGCGATCTCCTGCAACGCCGTGGTCAAGGCCTTCGGCGCGGAGGCGCGCGAGGACGCCCGGCTCGCGGGCATCCTCGCCAAATGGCGGGCGCGGACCACCCGGACCTGGATCTTCGGCACCAATTCGGGAACGGCGCAGAACGTCTTCCTCCTCGCCTTGCGGGCCCTCGTGCTCGGCTATGTGCTGCTGCTCTGGAGCCGCGGCGAGGCCGGCGCCGGCGACGTCGCGCTGGTGCTGACGAGCTATGCCATCGTGCACGGCTATCTGCGCGACATCGGGATGCACATCCGCAACCTGCAGCGCTCGGTCAACGACATGGAGGAACTCGTCGCCTTCCATGACCAGCCGATCGAGGTGTCGGACAAGGAGGGCGCCGGCGACATCGCCGTTCCGGCCGGCCGCATCGCCTTCGAGCATGTCACCTTCCATTATGGCGGCCATGCCGAACCGCTCTACCGCGACTTCTCCGTCGCGATCGAGGCCGGCGAGAGGATCGGCCTGGTGGGACGCTCGGGCTCCGGCAAGACGACCTTCGTCAAGCTGATCCAGCGTCTCTACGATCTGAAGGCCGGCCGCATCACCGTCGACGGCCAGGATATCGCCGAGGTCACGCAGGCGAGCCTGCGTGCGAACATCGCCATCGTGCAGCAGGAGCCGATCCTGTTCCACCGCTCCCTGGCCGAGAACATCGCCTATGGCCGGCCGGGCGCGACGATGGCCGAGATCGAGCAGGCGGCGCGGCTCGCCAATGCGCACGACTTCGTCGTCCGCCTGCCGAAGGGCTACGGCACGCTGGTCGGCGAGCGCGGCGTCAAGCTGTCGGGCGGCGAGCGCCAGCGCGTCGCGCTGGCACGCGCCTTCCTTGCCGATGCGCCCATCCTCATTCTCGACGAGGCGACGTCGAGCCTCGATTCCGAATCGGAGCATCTGATCCAGGAGGCGATGGAGCGGCTGATGACAGGACGGACGACCATCGTCATCGCGCATCGGCTTTCCACGGTGCGCGCGATGGACCGCATCCTGGTGTTCGACAAGGGGCGGATCATCGAGGAGGGCAACCACGCCAGCCTCATCCGCCACACCGACGGCCTCTATCGCGGCCTGTTCGAGCGCCAGGCTCTCGAATTGGCGAAAGGATGGGCGGCCTGA
- a CDS encoding MFS transporter, with translation MGTGGGFAGRLGGIGEAFADRNFRIYAVGSVLSWLSFFVQAVAVSWTAWELTHSTTWLAVVALLDIAPNLVFIPLGGVLADRFDRYTLMMVSYVAALLQALALAVLAYGGLLTIEALALLCALHGLIHSFSIPATYGLLPRFVAREKLPSAIAVAAAFTQFAVFAGPALAGWIILHFGAAAAYATNVVGYAVFLISASFLRTPVGHVAPAASGRSILGDAVDGVLHVVRHKGIAAVLGLILVGDAITAALYQLLPAFADKVLGAGVAGMSTLMSAAGLGATLAALRIAHGGAARTTAPAILQAFLASSVVVMALMLTESLAVAAAIMALYGLAGETWRTGTLALLQMSVGDVQRGRVMSTQFLLRRVAAGSGTLAIGWLADRYGLRLPMLGAAAVAVLAWGAAYLNRTRMAAAFATPAP, from the coding sequence GTGGGCACGGGCGGCGGATTTGCCGGAAGGCTCGGCGGCATCGGCGAAGCGTTCGCCGACCGCAATTTCCGCATCTACGCGGTCGGCTCCGTGCTGTCGTGGCTGAGCTTCTTCGTGCAGGCGGTGGCGGTGTCGTGGACGGCCTGGGAACTGACGCATTCCACCACCTGGCTTGCCGTCGTCGCCCTGCTCGACATCGCGCCGAACCTCGTCTTCATCCCCCTGGGCGGCGTGCTGGCCGATCGCTTCGATCGCTACACCCTGATGATGGTCAGCTATGTCGCGGCTCTGCTGCAGGCGCTCGCCTTGGCGGTTCTCGCCTATGGCGGGCTGCTCACCATCGAGGCCCTCGCTTTGCTCTGCGCCCTGCATGGGCTGATCCACAGCTTCAGCATTCCCGCGACCTATGGCCTGCTGCCGCGTTTCGTCGCGCGCGAGAAGCTGCCTTCCGCCATTGCCGTCGCGGCGGCCTTCACGCAGTTCGCGGTCTTCGCCGGGCCGGCGCTGGCGGGCTGGATCATCCTCCATTTCGGCGCCGCCGCGGCCTATGCCACCAATGTCGTCGGCTATGCCGTCTTTCTGATCTCCGCCTCGTTCCTGCGCACGCCCGTCGGCCATGTCGCGCCGGCGGCCAGCGGCCGCTCGATTCTCGGCGACGCCGTCGATGGCGTTCTCCATGTCGTGCGCCACAAGGGCATCGCCGCCGTGCTCGGCCTGATCCTGGTCGGCGACGCGATCACGGCCGCGCTCTATCAATTGCTGCCGGCCTTTGCCGACAAGGTGCTCGGCGCCGGGGTTGCCGGCATGTCCACCCTGATGTCGGCAGCGGGGCTCGGCGCGACGCTCGCGGCGCTGCGCATCGCACATGGCGGCGCGGCGCGTACCACGGCGCCGGCGATCCTGCAGGCGTTTCTCGCCTCGTCGGTCGTGGTGATGGCGTTGATGCTGACGGAAAGCCTCGCTGTCGCCGCGGCGATCATGGCGCTCTACGGCCTTGCCGGCGAAACCTGGCGCACGGGAACCCTGGCGCTCCTGCAGATGTCGGTCGGCGATGTGCAGCGCGGACGCGTGATGAGCACGCAGTTTCTGTTGCGGCGCGTCGCGGCCGGCAGCGGCACGCTGGCGATCGGCTGGCTGGCGGACCGGTACGGCCTGCGCCTGCCGATGCTCGGCGCGGCGGCGGTCGCCGTCCTCGCCTGGGGTGCCGCCTATCTGAACAGGACGCGCATGGCGGCGGCGTTCGCCACGCCGGCGCCATGA
- a CDS encoding alanyl-tRNA editing protein — protein sequence MATKLLFREDAYRPSTAATVLGVSERGILLDQSVFYAMGGGQPGDVGVMTLGDGRTIAVTNAVWNDDAKTEVAHVLSPEGLHPAIGDQVELALDWPRRYARMKVHTALHLLSVALPFPVTGGSIGDGEGRLDFDIQDAGLDKDDIAARVNAMIAQAADVTERWITDAELDANPGLVKTMSVKPPRGSGQVRLVEIEGLDLQPCGGTHVRNTEEIGRIAVTQIEKKGKQNRRVRIVLA from the coding sequence ATGGCGACGAAACTGCTTTTCCGCGAGGACGCCTACCGCCCATCGACCGCGGCGACCGTGCTCGGCGTGTCGGAACGCGGCATCCTGCTCGACCAGAGCGTCTTCTACGCCATGGGGGGCGGCCAGCCGGGCGATGTCGGCGTGATGACGCTCGGCGACGGCCGGACCATCGCCGTCACCAATGCGGTGTGGAACGACGATGCGAAAACCGAAGTCGCCCATGTCCTCTCGCCGGAAGGACTGCATCCGGCGATCGGCGACCAGGTGGAGCTGGCGCTGGACTGGCCGCGCCGCTATGCCCGCATGAAGGTGCACACGGCCCTGCACCTCCTCTCCGTCGCCCTGCCCTTTCCCGTCACCGGCGGCTCGATCGGAGACGGCGAGGGCCGGCTCGACTTCGACATCCAGGACGCCGGCCTCGACAAGGACGACATCGCCGCCAGGGTCAACGCCATGATCGCCCAGGCCGCCGACGTCACCGAGCGCTGGATCACCGATGCCGAGCTGGACGCCAATCCGGGCCTGGTCAAGACCATGTCGGTGAAACCCCCGCGCGGATCGGGGCAGGTGCGCCTCGTCGAGATCGAAGGGCTCGACCTGCAGCCCTGCGGCGGCACCCATGTCCGCAATACCGAAGAGATCGGCCGCATCGCGGTGACCCAGATCGAGAAGAAGGGCAAGCAGAACCGGCGGGTGCGCATCGTCCTGGCATAG
- a CDS encoding cysteine synthase A, whose amino-acid sequence MTFRTGLVDAIGHTPLIRLKRASELTGCTILGKAEFMNPGQSVKDRAALYIIKDAVARGRLQPGGTIVEGTAGNTGIGLALVADAMGFKTVIVIPETQSQEKKDMLRLAGAELVEVPAVPYANPNNYVKVSGRLAEQLAKTAPGGAIWANQFDNLANRQAHIETTAPEILTQTDGKVDAFICSVGTGGTLAGTGIGLKSIDRRIRIGVADPMGAAMYSWFTDRELKFSGSSISEGIGQNRVTRNLEDAPVDFAYQIPDEEAVPLVYDLLLEEGLCVGLSTGINIAGAIRLARDLGPGHTIVTILCDHGSRYQSKLFNPEFMRSKNLPVPEWLEHRSTIEAPLERA is encoded by the coding sequence ATGACTTTCCGTACCGGTCTCGTCGACGCTATCGGCCACACGCCTCTCATTCGCCTCAAGCGCGCTTCGGAACTGACGGGCTGCACCATCCTGGGTAAAGCCGAATTCATGAATCCCGGACAGTCGGTGAAGGACCGTGCGGCGCTCTACATCATCAAGGATGCGGTGGCGCGGGGCCGGTTGCAGCCCGGCGGCACGATCGTCGAAGGCACCGCCGGCAACACCGGCATCGGGCTCGCGCTGGTGGCCGACGCCATGGGTTTCAAGACGGTGATCGTCATTCCGGAGACCCAGAGCCAGGAAAAGAAGGACATGCTTCGTCTTGCCGGCGCCGAACTCGTCGAGGTGCCGGCCGTGCCCTACGCCAATCCCAACAATTACGTGAAGGTGTCGGGCCGCCTCGCCGAACAACTCGCGAAGACGGCGCCCGGCGGCGCGATCTGGGCCAACCAGTTCGACAATCTCGCCAACCGGCAGGCCCATATCGAGACGACGGCGCCGGAAATCCTGACGCAGACGGACGGCAAGGTCGACGCCTTCATCTGCTCCGTCGGCACGGGCGGCACCCTTGCGGGCACCGGCATCGGCCTCAAATCCATCGACCGGCGCATCAGGATCGGCGTCGCCGATCCGATGGGCGCGGCGATGTATTCCTGGTTCACCGACCGTGAGCTGAAATTCTCCGGCTCGTCCATCTCCGAAGGCATCGGCCAGAACCGCGTGACGAGGAACCTCGAAGATGCGCCCGTGGATTTCGCCTATCAGATCCCCGACGAGGAGGCCGTGCCGCTCGTCTACGACCTGCTGCTCGAGGAAGGCTTGTGCGTGGGGCTGTCGACAGGCATCAACATCGCGGGCGCCATCCGCCTGGCGCGCGACCTCGGGCCCGGCCATACCATCGTGACCATCCTGTGCGACCACGGCTCGCGCTATCAGTCGAAGCTGTTCAATCCCGAATTCATGCGGTCCAAGAACCTGCCTGTACCGGAATGGCTGGAGCATCGCTCGACGATCGAAGCGCCGCTGGAGCGGGCATGA
- a CDS encoding cold-shock protein, translating to MASGTVKWFNFQKGFGFIAPDNGGNDAFVHISAVERAGLSELREGQKVGFELVADRKSGKMSADNLKVLD from the coding sequence ATGGCATCGGGAACCGTCAAGTGGTTCAACTTCCAAAAGGGCTTCGGCTTCATCGCACCTGACAATGGTGGCAACGATGCCTTCGTCCATATCAGTGCGGTTGAGCGGGCCGGCCTGAGCGAATTGCGCGAAGGCCAGAAGGTCGGTTTCGAACTCGTCGCCGATCGCAAGAGCGGCAAGATGTCCGCCGACAACCTCAAGGTCCTGGACTGA
- a CDS encoding class I mannose-6-phosphate isomerase, with product MTIEHAAIRVVDKPWGSRDLRPWSKLQDGAAIGELWFERSDPDASPSALLLKLLFTTAPLSIQVHPDDSFARSVGLDHGKTEAWYVLSAEPGAKVAAGLAGRLTPPQLRASIEDGSIEDLVQWRGVLKGDLVSIPAGTIHAIGAGLVLAEIQQRSDTTYRLFDYGRHRQLHVDSAVAVSDAGPAATQPIPVRLSGERTLLVANPYFALERVDLPPATAWELDASGEAWLLAFEGGAPTGTTTMRIGEALFLEEDRVVLEVGPQGLSGLLAYAAPHAKPSLLLRAGDGISRVGGPSLPLGIHDPASAMPRGVL from the coding sequence ATGACGATCGAACATGCTGCGATACGAGTCGTGGACAAGCCATGGGGCAGCCGCGACCTCCGGCCGTGGAGCAAGCTGCAGGACGGCGCCGCAATCGGCGAATTGTGGTTCGAGCGCAGCGACCCGGACGCCTCGCCCTCCGCTCTTCTCCTCAAGCTCCTGTTCACCACCGCCCCGCTCTCCATCCAGGTCCATCCGGACGACAGCTTCGCCCGATCGGTCGGCCTCGATCACGGCAAGACGGAAGCCTGGTATGTCCTCTCGGCCGAGCCTGGGGCGAAGGTCGCCGCCGGGCTCGCCGGCAGGCTTACGCCGCCCCAGTTGCGCGCTTCGATCGAGGACGGCTCGATCGAAGACCTCGTTCAGTGGCGCGGTGTCCTGAAGGGCGATCTCGTTTCAATTCCCGCCGGCACCATCCATGCCATCGGAGCGGGGCTCGTCCTGGCCGAGATCCAGCAGAGAAGCGACACGACATACCGCTTGTTCGACTATGGCCGGCACCGCCAGCTTCACGTCGACAGCGCCGTGGCGGTTTCCGACGCCGGACCGGCGGCGACGCAACCAATCCCCGTGCGGCTTTCCGGGGAAAGGACCCTCCTGGTGGCCAATCCCTATTTCGCGCTCGAGCGGGTCGATCTCCCGCCGGCGACGGCGTGGGAACTCGATGCGTCGGGCGAGGCCTGGCTCCTCGCCTTCGAGGGCGGCGCTCCGACCGGGACGACGACGATGCGGATCGGCGAGGCCCTCTTCCTGGAAGAGGATCGTGTCGTCCTCGAAGTCGGCCCGCAAGGCCTCAGCGGCCTCCTCGCCTATGCCGCGCCGCATGCGAAGCCGTCTCTCCTGCTCCGCGCCGGTGACGGCATATCCCGCGTCGGAGGTCCTTCCCTGCCGCTCGGCATTCACGATCCGGCCAGTGCGATGCCGAGAGGAGTTCTGTGA
- a CDS encoding glycosyltransferase family 4 protein: MITLDRLAFIGNSLPRRCGIATFTTDLQQAISTSRPGVETSIVAMTDRGHSYDYPPAVRFEIHDDRVGDYIRAAEFLNARRVELVSLQHEFGIFGGEAGGDIMALLSRLTMPVVTTLHTVLAEPTPVQRGVLNRIVAASAKVVVMAEKGRELLRTVYRVPPGKIEVIPHGIPDFAFVEPDAVKDRLGFGGRTVILTFGLLSPNKGIEVMIDAMPAILKSRADAVYVILGATHPNLLRDRGEVYRESLVARVRELGIEDHVVFLDQFVDKATLLDFISMCDVYVTPYLNEAQMTSGTLAYSFGLGKAVVSTPYWHARELLADQRGILVPFGDVAAIGEAISGLLTDDVRREAMRKRAYASSRSMTWERTAERYLGLFETARREYRAKSIGRPDYYAPLRAPNAAPAMQTDHFLSMCDDTGLFQHAVHSVPDRSHGYCVDDNARALLVACALNNAGEQSLPEPLTARFAAFVQHAWNPDTARFRNFMSFDRRWLEDTGSEDSHGRTLWALGECARSDTSPSRRQWAADLFARALPTVEAFRSPRAWAFALLGLDGYCAVEPEDRSADLVRRRLAARLMALLSAAETKDWVWFEDGLAYDNARLCQALIVTGHALPTPADVEAGLRSLRWLAALQTTSAGVFRPVGSKSFGDRRVQPEAFDQQPLEAAAMISACAEAWRVDGNPDWKVEANRIFAWFLGTNDLWVSLVDPETGSCRDGLHPDRANENRGGESVVSYLLSLAEIRQLARQTGDSHKIGSLRAMRASVS; encoded by the coding sequence ATGATTACGTTGGACCGCCTGGCCTTCATCGGCAACTCGCTGCCGCGCCGCTGCGGGATCGCCACCTTCACGACCGACCTGCAGCAGGCGATCTCGACATCGCGCCCAGGCGTGGAGACGTCGATCGTCGCCATGACCGATCGCGGCCACAGCTATGACTACCCGCCTGCCGTGCGCTTCGAGATCCATGACGACAGGGTGGGGGACTATATCCGCGCCGCTGAATTCCTGAACGCCAGGCGGGTCGAACTCGTTTCGCTCCAGCATGAATTCGGCATTTTCGGCGGCGAGGCCGGCGGCGACATCATGGCGCTGCTGTCGCGGCTGACCATGCCGGTCGTGACCACGCTCCACACGGTTCTGGCCGAGCCGACACCCGTGCAGCGCGGCGTCCTCAACCGGATCGTGGCGGCTTCGGCGAAGGTCGTCGTCATGGCCGAAAAGGGACGGGAGCTGCTGCGCACCGTCTATCGGGTGCCGCCCGGCAAGATCGAGGTCATTCCCCACGGAATTCCCGATTTTGCCTTCGTCGAACCCGATGCGGTGAAGGACAGGCTGGGCTTCGGCGGCAGGACGGTCATCCTGACCTTCGGACTGCTGTCGCCCAACAAGGGCATCGAGGTGATGATCGATGCCATGCCCGCCATCCTGAAGAGCCGGGCCGATGCGGTCTACGTCATACTCGGCGCCACCCATCCCAATCTCCTGCGCGACCGCGGCGAAGTCTATCGCGAGAGCCTGGTGGCCCGCGTGCGGGAACTCGGCATCGAGGACCACGTCGTCTTCCTCGACCAGTTCGTCGACAAGGCGACGCTGCTCGACTTCATCTCGATGTGCGACGTCTATGTCACGCCCTATCTCAATGAAGCGCAGATGACGTCGGGCACCCTGGCCTACAGCTTCGGCCTGGGCAAGGCCGTCGTCTCCACGCCCTATTGGCACGCCCGGGAATTGCTGGCCGATCAGCGCGGCATCCTCGTGCCCTTCGGGGACGTCGCCGCCATCGGCGAGGCGATCTCCGGCCTGCTCACCGACGACGTGCGGCGCGAGGCGATGCGCAAGCGAGCCTATGCGAGCAGCCGCTCGATGACGTGGGAGCGGACCGCCGAGCGCTATCTCGGCCTGTTCGAGACGGCCCGGCGCGAATATCGGGCCAAATCCATCGGCCGGCCGGATTATTACGCTCCGCTGCGCGCGCCCAATGCCGCACCGGCCATGCAGACCGATCATTTCCTGTCGATGTGCGACGATACCGGGCTCTTCCAGCATGCGGTGCACTCGGTGCCGGACCGTTCCCACGGCTATTGCGTCGACGACAATGCCCGCGCGCTGCTGGTCGCCTGCGCGCTCAACAATGCCGGCGAACAGAGCCTGCCGGAACCGCTGACGGCCCGTTTCGCCGCCTTCGTGCAGCATGCCTGGAATCCCGACACCGCGCGGTTCCGCAACTTCATGAGCTTCGACCGGCGCTGGCTCGAGGACACGGGATCGGAGGACAGCCATGGGCGCACGCTCTGGGCGCTCGGGGAATGCGCGCGCAGCGATACCAGCCCGTCGCGCCGGCAATGGGCAGCCGATCTCTTCGCCCGGGCCCTGCCGACGGTGGAGGCCTTCCGGTCGCCGCGGGCCTGGGCGTTCGCGCTGCTGGGCCTGGACGGCTACTGCGCCGTCGAGCCCGAAGACCGGTCCGCCGATCTCGTCCGCCGCCGTCTCGCCGCCAGATTGATGGCGCTCCTGTCGGCTGCGGAGACGAAGGACTGGGTCTGGTTCGAGGACGGCCTGGCCTATGACAATGCGCGTCTGTGCCAGGCCCTGATCGTAACGGGGCATGCGCTGCCGACGCCGGCCGATGTCGAGGCGGGCCTGCGCTCCCTGCGCTGGCTGGCGGCCCTGCAGACCACCTCGGCGGGCGTGTTCAGGCCTGTCGGCTCGAAGAGCTTCGGCGACAGGAGGGTGCAGCCGGAGGCGTTCGACCAGCAGCCGCTCGAGGCCGCCGCGATGATTTCCGCCTGCGCCGAGGCGTGGCGCGTCGACGGCAATCCCGACTGGAAGGTCGAGGCCAACCGGATATTCGCCTGGTTCCTCGGCACCAACGATCTGTGGGTCTCCCTGGTCGATCCCGAAACCGGAAGCTGCCGCGACGGGCTCCATCCCGATCGCGCCAATGAAAATCGCGGCGGCGAATCCGTCGTCTCCTATCTTCTCAGCCTTGCGGAGATCCGCCAGCTCGCTCGCCAGACCGGCGACAGCCACAAGATCGGATCGCTTCGGGCCATGCGCGCTTCGGTCTCCTGA